The following coding sequences are from one Leguminivora glycinivorella isolate SPB_JAAS2020 chromosome 7, LegGlyc_1.1, whole genome shotgun sequence window:
- the LOC125228053 gene encoding uncharacterized protein LOC125228053, whose product MRRKDTPPVHSAGRGRSLISIRSNQPQQRKMIPASRTLLPRSYSSPSTRRDQESAPQSPLPSQRSYVMRSFSTPEPKAIEYRRNSDSFYRPKTHGSRGELDSDLESFEQFEDSFVDMDDDQEQNVYGTYSRSPEKEEPKRVMATLLQGSGLQRISIRPVSSCTTQTLYNAREAMKELQRNQQKARLNFRPLTNLPHSDHDQEEELLSSPQLDLDTAEMDQQLRSEQQLMERGAAMAMEESDGDTLDLNTAEMDQQLRSEQQLMERGAAMAMEESDGDTVSLSLMITPLTTNKRKSSSSQLDLDRAEMDQLLRSEQQLMERGAAMTMKGSDGDTRSARFRSLRQKYRRVRAATLSLIREPAPPPTRPNDRPTEPTPADRVNATCARPDMGNVQCCASGRFYEGKKTKSRRNRRRISRKESVRRIITLLVVNPVRIVK is encoded by the exons ATGCGGCGTAAGGATACACCGCCTGTGCACAGTGCCGGGCGAGGACGAAGCCTGATATCAATTAGATCTAATCAACCACAGCAGCGTAAGATGATACCAGCTTCTCGGACCCTGCTCCCTAGAAGTTACTCTTCACCGTCAACGCGAAGGGATCAAGAGAGCGCTCCTCAAAGTCCTCTGCCCAGTCAAAGAAGCTACGTCATGAGGAGCTTTTCCACTCCAGAGCCAAAGGCAATAGAATACCGTCGTAACTCAGACTCTTTCTACCGCCCAAAAACTCACGGTTCGCGAGGCGAGTTGGACTCTGATCTAGAGAGCTTTGAACAGTTCGAGGACAGCTTTGTTGATATGGATGATGATCAAGAGCAGAATGTGTACGGGACGTATAGCAGAAGTCCGGAGAAGGAGGAACCTAAACGAGTAATGGCTACGTTACTGCAAGGGAGCGGGCTGCAGAGAATCTCCATCAGACCTGTGTCGTCCTGCACTACCCAGACTTTGTACAACGCGCGGGAAGCCATGAAGGAGCTTCAAAGAAACCAACAGAAAG CTCGTCTCAACTTCCGTCCACTGACCAACCTACCGCACTCCGACCACGATCAAGAGGAAGAGCTGCTGTCCTCTCCTCAGCTGGATTTGGACACGGCGGAGATGGACCAGCAGCTCCGCTCTGAGCAGCAGCTCATGGAGCGAGGAGCAGCTATGGCTATGGAGGAGAGCGATGGAGATACG CTGGATTTGAATACGGCGGAGATGGACCAGCAGCTCCGCTCTGAGCAGCAGCTCATGGAGCGAGGAGCAGCTATGGCTATGGAGGAGAGCGATGGAGACACGGTAAGCTTAAGTTTAATGATTACCCCTTTGACCACGAACAAGAGGAAGAGTTCCTCTTCTCAGCTGGACTTGGACAGGGCGGAGATGGACCAACTGCTCCGATCTGAGCAACAGCTCATGGAACGGGGAGCAGCTATGACTATGAAGGGAAGCGATGGGGATACG CGGTCAGCGCGATTCCGAAGTTTGCGTCAAAAATACCGGCGGGTGCGCGCCGCGACGCTGAGCCTCATTCGCGAGCCGGCGCCGCCGCCGACGCGACCGAACGACCGACCGACCGAGCCGACTCCCGCCGACCGAGTGAACGCGACATGCGCGCGACCAGACATGGGTAATGTGCAGTGCTGCGCCAGCGGTCGCTTCTACGAGGGCAAGAAGACGAAAAGCCGAAGAAACAGAAGAAGGATAAGTCGAAAGGAGTCAGTGCGAAGAATAATAACGTTGTTGGTGGTAAACCCAGTGCGGATTGTAAAGTGA